The nucleotide window ATGATATTGCAATATTGGATATATATTTTCTGCGGGGTAATATTAGATTTTGATAATAGTGTATCTAAGGACATCACTTTCTCAGGCTATTTAGAAAACAACACTTCTATTAGTAAATACAATGAGTAACCACATGTCCACACCAAAGTGGTTTTACACATTGAATTCACACTGCCAAACTTCAGGACCTTTGTAGAACTTTCTTCTTCCTTGGCATGCAAATGTCTTTGTCCATGCAAGGGCCAAACTGAAAAAAAAAAGATCTCCACTAGTAATAGTTTATTTTTCCTTATATAAAGACACACATGTTGGTCACTGCAAAACAACCAAACAACTGACCAACCACCACGAGCCAAAGAGCCAACCCACACCACTCTGTGTCTGTACTCAGCGCGAGGTCACGGGCCCAACAATGCCTCGCTCCGGCGCTCTCCCCCTCCTCGCCGCGCTGGTCCTCGCCCTTGCGGCCGCGGCCGCAGCCTCCTCGGGAGCGGCGAAGGGCGCACCGGCGGCCACCGACTTCATCCGCAAGTCGTGCCGCGAGACGCAGTACCCGTCGGTGTGCATGCAGAGCCTGTCGTCGTACGGCAAGCCGCCGCCGCGCAGCCCGCAGGAGCTGGCGCGCGCAGCGCTGTCGGTGAGCGCGGACCGCGCGCGGTCGGCGTCGGCGTACGTGGGGCGGATCTGCGGGCCGGCcccccgcggcggcggcggcgccaaGGCGGCGAAGGGCAGCCCCGCGCGCGACTGCCTGGAGAACATGGCGGACAGCGTGGGCCACCTGCGCGACGCGGCCAAGGAGCTGGACGGGAGCCTGGGCCGGGCCGGGTCGCCGGCGTTCCGGTGGCACCTGAGCAACGTGCAGACCTGGTGCAGCGCGGCGCTCACCGACGAGAACACCTGCCTCGACGGGCTCTCCCGCGGCGTGGACGCCGGCACGCGCGCCGCCATCCGGAGCAAGGTCGTGGAGGTCGCCCAGGTCACCAGCAACGCCCTGGCGCTCGTCAACAAGGTCGGGTCCGGGCACTAGCCCGGCCCGTCCCAGGCCCATCCCCACTCGCTTCGCCTTGCTGCGTACTACTGCGCGCGTACGCATAGCAGCTCGTATCCTGGTGCTCTATAATCTTGGGTCATGTACTACTGTATTCCAGTTTCGATGTGTTCTTGCTGTGCTGTAAAATGTACTTAGCTAAGACAATCAATTAAGAGTGTAATTAATGATAAGGTGGCGAAATTAAGCCAAAGTGCGTGTTCTCTTGCTAGCTATAGCTTCTGATTAACTGCGTGCGCTCGTTAAAATTTCCTGTATGGCACTTGTTTCTTGGGATAACGACGCATTTGCATCTTGCTGGATTTGGATTCAAAGTCTTGGTTGCGGTTGGATGAATCAATTTCTTGCCAGGATTGGGTAGACAGCTAGACACCCACGCGCTGCCTGCCTGTGCCTTGCCGAGTGAATGACATATCGATGTGCGCTGCCCCTACGGAGGCGCTGCGCTGGCCCTACGTGAACGTGCGGCGCCCATCGCTCGATCTCGTTTTCATAATTGCCCTGTAATATGACAAGGTAGTACATCGAGTTTGGATCTTAATAGTCTTGTACACTCTTCAACGTACACCTCTGTCGTCCTATGAAGGTGTTTATAAGATTTATTAGGTAAACGTAGGTACGTGATCCTGACCTCGTGTTCCCACGCCGCCGAGTGTTTGGGCAGAGCATTTCGTGGCTGTTCCCACGAATTTATTGTCGGCTTAAGCTGTGCGACATGGCAGTTCCTGACGGCCATGTGGCCATGGGCCCACAATGACTGTGTCAGCAATAACGCTAGAAAGCCATGGGGAACTATGCGTCTTTGGTAGCTACATAGTTGCCCTACACATTGCAATAGAGACTAAATATTCCAATCTATGTTTTTAGGTCAATATTCTAATAATAATTAAGGTTATACCCACCTATCTCTTGACGGTTAGGGCAAATTCTCCCTTCCAAGCTTCACCAGCGAGCATGTGGATTCGCCTGTCCTCTCTGTCTGTCGCTCCGGCGGCTAATGGCAGGGAGGAGAATCTCGGTGCTTCCACTTGGTGAATAGTTTAGGTTGGGATTTTTCAGTCCTCGCAGGTGTAGCGCTCGGGCGGATAAAGAAGCTTCTTCTTCGAGTTTGTCTTTCAAATTTCGATCCTCCTTGAGTTTGTGCACCTGGACGTTCTTCACAGAGCTCTGACGTAGATTCTTGCCTCTTTTTCGGAAGGTGATGTTAGGGTTTCTCATTGTGTGGCGAGATTTGGTGTCAAGTGCTTTAGATATATTCAAGGGTTTAACTATGACGACTGCGTCTTAAGGGCGTTGGCCCTTAAGGGCACGTGCACGAAGAGTTCTCTGCTATCATCGACAAGGTAAAGCTGGCTCCAATAGAGGAGCAGTCACAGCGGCACGTGGCGGCTTGTACTGGCAGTGATAGTGGTCGTTCTATGGTCTCAAAATCTCGATATAATGTTTATTATGTTTGAGATATTCTGCACTTCTGATGAACTTTTCATAATAGATCTTTTTTGCAAAAAAACTAATAATTAAACTGCGAATGCGCGTGGGTTGTTTATACACTGACATGTTAAAATTATAGTGAGTTTATTTACGTGATCACTATGATTAACCTACATTTTATCGTTAATATGTGATTTGTGATGGTACAATGTATCGGGGTATACAGTCAGATGTCAACCCGGCAATCCGACCCATGGGCGGTCGCGCCCATGGGCACCCGACCCGAACGGGTAGGGTACGGGCCGTCATCTTCACCCATGGGTAAGCCCGATGGGTAACCCGATTAGTCGTGGATAGGGTATGGGCATAAGGTCTTGCCCGTGGGTCACCCAATGGGTCGCCCGATTACTTGACATGTGGGCCCTTCGGTGCACAAAATACACTAACCCCTAGCATCCAACAGCCATCTATGCTGAAAAAACACTAATAATAAGCACCACACCACGACCACAAAGATCACATCCATCAATATGAAAGTCCCTCTCCCCCCGCTCAAGGCCTTTGCTCAATTACTTGTTTGGCCCAAGGCCTCATGCATCTAAAGATCCGCTCCTCAAGTCCATATATTGTGTTAAAATTTCGGCCCAACTTGCAATATGCAGCCCATGCAGCTAAAGGCTGGTGCTCAGGCATAGGAACAGACTTGTTTAGTCCCAGCTCGCGTCGAGAACAAGAAGGAACCAGCTTGCCAGCTACTCCCTCTATCCCAAAATATAAAAACGTTTTTAACATTACACTAGTATCAAAAACGTTTTTATATtacgggacggagggagtatataagaAGGTGTGACCTTTCTATCTCTTCCTCACAGGTCGTAGCTGCCAGATAGGCACACGTACGACAAGGCGTGTACTATTTTTGAAGTATAAAAATAAAAGTAAAAATTTATTTCAAACCCGATGGGCGCCCTAATGGGCCGGGTCACCCATCGGGTTCGGGCATGGGTCTGCTTGTATACCCATGGGTAGGGTCGTGGGCAAAGGGTTAGACCCATTTACTTATCGGGCATGGGTCTGGTAGAGGTCGACCCGGTGAAACCCGACCCGACTGCCAGGTTGAGTCAGATGGGAAGTCGGCCCATCAGGCTAGCCTCGAGACCGAGCATGCCATCAAGCTGACCCTGACCCTGTCGGTAGGCCTCCTTTAGAATATTCCATTAGCATGGAGCACAAGATGACCCCACACATCAGTGGCGGAGCTAGAAAGAAAAACCTGGGCGGGCCAAGTTAAAAGAAAACGCACAAAAAATCAATCAACAAATACAATGGATGAAGAGCTGCAGCTGAAAAATCCTTCTTAACTTCATCTGTAATTGTATCATCTCTTTTTCTCTTGAAAGCCAAATTGGTACTGCGTTGATTAGCCTTGCTCGAGCCTCCGCTGCACGGGTCTTCCTCGGGCCTCCTCACCGCTCGGTGCAGTGATGGTGCGATCGCCGACTCGACGTCTGCGGCTCCGCGCCACGGCCACCACTCTCTCGCCCTCCGCGCGACTGTACGCGTGGTCAGTGCCCTAGCATCGTTCTGCCACTCTGCTGGATAGGAAGAGGAATCGAGGGAGGCATGCAACAGAGGCTGCATAGGACGGGGTGAGGCTACATGCAATGCAAGCACAAGCAGGACAATCATGGGCTAGGCTACTCGTATGTGTAGTTGTGTACAATATACAATACAATTTTACCCTAGATGCTGGGCGGGCCACGGCACGCTTTTGTTCTCACGAAGCTCCACCAGTGCCACACATCATAACGGACTCCTCATGCCAGTGTAACCAACTAGGGCTCATGTAAACCCTAGGAGAAAGATTGTCTCTAGATCATCAGTGTACGCCGGAAATACAATTGCATTGTGTTCAAGAAGTGATTGACCAGTTACACGCATGTGAAAGCTCTAGTTTAATTTTTTTATAGTGAGCTGTTGAAGGCAATGCAACTCCCGATGTATGATCAGGTGCACGGTGCACGTATATAAGTACAAGGGCAGCCCTCAGCCTCATCTATACAAGAAAACTAGAGGCGGCGCCGGTAGGAGATTATCCTAATAGATACATGACATAATATGTTCAACACCCCCACCCCCCGCAGTCGATACGTCACTAGTGACGCATAGACTGGACCGAAACTCCTCAAATGTAGGCATCGGTAACCCCTTGGTCATGACATCGGCAAACTGCTGAGCTGTGGGAACATGAAGGACACGGATGCGCCTAAGAGCCACCTGCTCTCACACGAAGTGAATGTCGAGCTCAATATGCTTCGTGCGACGATGATGAATGGGGTTGGCAGAGAGGTAGACTGCAGAGACATTGTCACAGTAGACAATGGTGGCCTTCGGAACATCAAGAAGCAACTCCCGGAGAAGCTGCCGGAGCCACGAGCACTCGGCGATGGCATTGGCCACAACACGATACTCAGCCTCGACATTGGAGCGGGATACCGTGGGTTGTCGTTTAGACGACCACGATATGAGCGAGGGCCCCAGGTAGACGCAGTAGCCTGAAGTGGAGCGACGGGTGTCCGGACAGCCAGCCCAATCGGCGTCACTGTAGGAAACTAGGTCGGTCGAGGGCGAGGCCGTCAACGTAAGACCTAGAGCCGTGGTGCCGCGGATGTACCGAAGAATCCGCTTCACCAGGTTCCAGTGAGTGTCGTGAGGGACGTGCATGTGGAGACACACCTGTTGGATGGCATACTGCAGGTCCGGCCGAGTGAGTGTCAAGTACTGAAGGGCGTCGACGATGGAGCGGTAGAACACCGCATTCGGCGCGGGTGAACTGTCGAGCGCAAAAACCTTGGCCTTCGTGTTGATAGGCGTGGGGACgggcttgcagttaagcatgccATCCTGCTCAAGAAGGTCATGCGCATACTGTTGCTGGTGGAGAAAGAACCCGTCGGCGCGGCGTACCACCTCAATACCGAGGAAGTAGTGCAACGAGCCGAGGTCCTTAATGGCTAACTCGGCGCTGAG belongs to Triticum urartu cultivar G1812 chromosome 7, Tu2.1, whole genome shotgun sequence and includes:
- the LOC125520330 gene encoding 21 kDa protein translates to MPRSGALPLLAALVLALAAAAAASSGAAKGAPAATDFIRKSCRETQYPSVCMQSLSSYGKPPPRSPQELARAALSVSADRARSASAYVGRICGPAPRGGGGAKAAKGSPARDCLENMADSVGHLRDAAKELDGSLGRAGSPAFRWHLSNVQTWCSAALTDENTCLDGLSRGVDAGTRAAIRSKVVEVAQVTSNALALVNKVGSGH